The Thermoplasmatales archaeon genome segment TTCTTTTCTTTTTTTCAAAACCCTTAGCTTTAATGGATGGGGCTGTCCATCAAAGACATATACTGGCTTTATCCCATACTCAACAAGATTTGCTGTTCTATAAAAAATGCCTGATAAATGGGATGTTATATTTCCATTCCTATCTTTAAGAGGTGTGCCATCTATCTGGCGGATTATTGCAATAAACTGATGAATTGCATTAAATGCATCTATCGCAACTATTTTTCCAGATAAATCTGAAATTTCTATCTTTCTCGCAGATATAATTGGCTTTAAATTTACTCCCATTTTATTTCAAACCACTCCACTTTTTTATTTTCAACAAGTTTCTTTATTTTTTTCTCCTCCTCGCTTAACTTACTATTCCCTGTTTTAAATTCAACAAATAAAATTTTATCATCATTGAATTGCAATCCATCAACTGGCGAACCAATAAACCTGAATTTTTTTGGCTCAAATGGATAATTTTTCATAAAAGGTGCAAATTGTTCCATAATTTTCCCATGCAATACTGACATGCTTTTTTTATCTCTTTTGAGAGGGGATACAAATTTTCTGTAAATATATAATACCCCTGTTAAAAAGCCAAAAAGAAGACCGAGGAAAAATATATAAATATAAACAAAAG includes the following:
- a CDS encoding endonuclease; this encodes MYIFFLGLLFGFLTGVLYIYRKFVSPLKRDKKSMSVLHGKIMEQFAPFMKNYPFEPKKFRFIGSPVDGLQFNDDKILFVEFKTGNSKLSEEEKKIKKLVENKKVEWFEIKWE